Proteins encoded within one genomic window of Camelina sativa cultivar DH55 chromosome 19, Cs, whole genome shotgun sequence:
- the LOC104765220 gene encoding nuclear pore complex protein NUP107-like: MDMDMETSPSYFDPEVLSVRDQFRRYRKRHSTSPHEEVLSSNVRENRLLYDGHNIHSPTNTALLLENIKEEVDNFHTDHYEGTHTNPLSASRTESVGILDDDNEASFRRVESQSLKACKIEDDELAESGDTTFALFASLIDSALQGLMPIPDLILRLEESCRHVSQSIRYGSDIRHRVVEDKLMRQKAQLLLGEAASWSLLWNLYGKVTEQVPKELTLVPSTSHLEACQFVVNDHTAQLCLRIVMWLEEMASKSLDLERKVRGSHVGTYLPNAGVWHHTQRYLKKNGSTGDTVHHLDFDAPTREHARILPDDNKQDESVLEDVWTLIRAGRIEEACDLCRSAGQPWRAATLCTFSGMDMFPSVEALVKNGKNRTLQAIEQESGFGNQLRLWKWASYCASEKIAEQDGGKHEVAVFATQCSNLNRMLPVCTDWESACWAMAKSWLDVQVDLELAQSKPGLAERFRSCVDDPETMQNGCQASLGQEDWPLHVLNQQPRDLPALLQKLHSGEMVHEAVVRGCKEQHRQIQMNLMLGDISHLLDIIWSWIAPLDDDQSNFRPHGDPHMIKFGAHVVLVIRLLFTDEINDSFSEKLNNVGDLILHMYAMFLFSKQHEELVGIYASQLAPHRCIELFVHMMELRMHSSVHVKYKIFLSAMEYLPFSPVDDTKGNFEEIVDRVLSRSREIKLAKYDPSVDVAEQHRQQSLQKAIAIQWLCFTPPSTIKDVKDVTSKLLLRSLMHSNILFREFALIAMWRVPATPVGAHTLLSFLAEPLKQLSENPDTLEDYVSENLQEFQDWNEYYSCDAKYRNWLKFQLENAEVTELSEEENQRAVVAAKETLDSSLTLLLRRDNPWMTFLEDHVFESEEYLFLELHATAMLCLPSGECLRPDATVCAALMSALYSSVSEEVVLDRQLMVNVSISSRDSYCIEVVLRCLAIKGDGLGPHNANDGGILSAVAAAGFKGELTRFQAGVTMDISRLDAWYSSKEGSLETPATYIVRGLCRRCCLPELVLRSMQVSVSLMESGNPPEDHDELIELVASGETGFLSLFSRQQLQEFMLFEREYRMSQLELQEELS, encoded by the exons ATGGACATGGATATGGAGACTTCCCCTAGTTACTTCGACCCCGAGGTTCTCAGTGTTAGAGATCAATTCCGTCGTTATCG AAAGAGACACTCTACATCGCCACATGAGGAAGTCTTGAGTTCAAATGTCCGTGAGAACAGATTACTTTATGATGGGCATAACATCCATAGTCCAACAAATACTGCTTTGCTTCTTGAAAACATTAAGGAGGAGGTTGACAATTTTCACACCGATCACTACGAAGGAACACATACAAACCCGTTATCTGCTTCCAGGACGGAGAGTGTTGGAATTCTGGATGATGATAATGAGGCTTCGTTTCGTCGAGTAGAAAGTCAATCACTCAAGGCTTGCAAGATTGAGGATGATGAGTTAGCCGAGAGTGGGGATACAACTTTTGCTTTGTTTGCTTCCCTAATTGATTCTGCCCTTCAAG GACTAATGCCCATTCCAGATCTAATACTGAGACTTGAGGAATCATGCAGGCATGTTTCACAATCTATTAG ATATGGATCAGATATTAGACATCGTGTTGTGGAGGATAAACTTATGAGACAGAAGGCTCAGCTTTTGCTTGGTGAGGCTGCCTCCTGGTCACTTTTATGGAACCTATATGGAAAAG TTACTGAACAAGTTCCGAAGGAACTGACCCTG GTGCCATCAACGTCTCATTTGGAGGCTTGTCAGTTTGTTGTAAACGACCATACAGCTCAGCTATGCCTTCGGATAGTCATGTGGCTTGAAGAAATGGCTTCAAAATCACTTGACTTGGAAAGAAAG GTGCGGGGATCTCATGTGGGTACTTATCTTCCGAACGCTGGAGTGTGGCATCACACACAAAGATATCTCAAGAAAAATGGCTCTACCGGTGACACTGTACACCATCTGGATTTTGACGCTCCAACACGTGAACATGCTCGTATTCTTCCTGATGACAAT AAACAAGATGAATCTGTTCTTGAGGATGTTTGGACTTTGATAAGGGCTGGGAGAATAGAAGAGGCATGTGATCTCTGCAGGTCCGCTGGGCAg CCATGGAGAGCCGCAACTTTATGCACTTTTTCTGGAATGGACATGTTTCCTTCTGTTGAGGCATTAGTAAAGAATGGGAAAAATAGGACTCTCCAGGCCATTGAGCAGGAAAGTGGCTTTGGCAATCAACTGCGTCTTTGGAAATGGGCGTCCTACTGTGCATCGGAG AAAATTGCAGAGCAGGATGGCGGCAAACATGAAGTTGCTGTTTTTGCAACACAATGTAGCAACCTGAACCGCATGTTACCAGTTTGTACCGATTGGGAG TCAGCTTGCTGGGCTATGGCGAAATCTTGGCTTGATGTTCAGGTTGATCTTGAACTCGCCCAATCAAAGCCAGGGTTGGCAGAAAGGTTTAGAAGCTGCGTTGATGACCCGGAAACTATGCAAAATGGTTGTCAGGCTTCACTTGGGCAAGAAGATTGGCCCCTCCATGTTCTAAACCAACAACCCCGTGACCTTCCTGCTCTTCTTCAGAAACTCCATTCAGG GGAAATGGTGCACGAAGCTGTTGTCAGAGGTTGCAAAGAGCAGCACCGGCAAATTCAG ATGAACCTTATGTTGGGCGATATATCACATCTTCTTGATATCATATGGTCATGGATAGCGCCCTTAGACGATGATCAAAGCAACTTCAG GCCCCATGGAGATCCTCATATGATAAAGTTCGGTGCCCATGTGGTGCTTGTTATTAGGCTTCTATTTACTGATGAAATCAACGACTCTTTCAGTGAGAAGCTCAATAATGTTGGTGATCTTATTCTTCATAT GTATGCGATGTTTCTATTTTCAAAACAACATGAAGAATTAGTAGGAATTTATGCTTCCCAGCTTGCTCCTCATCGATGCATTGAACTTTTTGTACACATGATGGAGCTAAGGATGCATAGCAG CGTACATGTGAAGTACAAAATCTTCCTGTCCGCTATGGAATACTTGCCATTTTCTCCTGTGGATGACACTAAAGGAAATTTTGAAGAAATAGTTGACAG GGTTTTGTCAAGATCTCGGGAAATCAAACTTGCAAAATATGATCCCTCAGTTGATGTTGCGGAGCAGCATCGTCAGCAGAGTCTTCAAAAAGCCATAGCGATTCAGTGGCTCTGTTTTACACCTCCATCTACTATAAAGGATGTCAAGGATGTTACTTCCAAATTACTATTGCGATCTTTGATGCACAG CAACATACTTTTCAGAGAGTTTGCTTTGATCGCCATGTGGAGGGTGCCTGCAACTCCCGTGGGTGCACACACGCTTCTTAGTTTTCTTGCTGAACCTCTGAAGCAACTCTCAGAAAATCCAGATACTCTTGAGGACTATGTTTCCGAGAATTTGCAAGAGTTCCAAGACTGG AATGAGTATTATTCCTGTGATGCAAAATATCGCAACTGGCTCAAATTCCAATTAGAGAATGCTGAAGTCACTGAACTGTCAGAAGAGGAAAATCAGAGGGCTGTTGTAGCAGCCAAAGAGACTCTGGATTCTTCTTTGACATTGCTCCTCA GACGAGACAATCCCTGGATGACATTTCTCGAAGACCATGTATTCGAATCAGAAGAATATTTGTTCCTTGAATTGCATGCAACTGCGATGCTCTGTTTGCCTTCTGGTGAATGTTTGCGCCCAGATGCCACTGTTTGTGCTGCATTAATGAGTGCACTTTACTCTTCTGTCAGTGAGGAAGTTGTCTTAGATCGCCAGTTAATG GTCAATGTATCGATTTCTTCAAGGGACAGCTACTGCATCGAGGTTGTGCTCCGGTGTTTAGCAATTAAGGGTGATGGACTTGGGCCACATAATGCAAATGACGGTGGTATTCTAAGTGCAGTGGCTGCAGCTGGTTTTAAAG GTGAGCTTACCCGTTTCCAAGCAGGTGTTACAATGGATATATCCCGCCTAGACGCTTGGTATTCAAGCAAAGAAGGCTCGCTTGAAACACCTGCAACGTATATTGTCCGGGGTCTCTGTAGAAGATGCTGTCTTCCAGAGCTCGTTCTTCGATCGATGCAG